Proteins encoded in a region of the Caldilineales bacterium genome:
- a CDS encoding LuxR C-terminal-related transcriptional regulator, whose translation MPDALLATKVSLPILRRVVVPRQKVLRRLQAGFEDGHLLTLVSAPAGYGKTTAIRLWAEEAGCPVAWVTLEKSDNDLRQFLTYVLAALQQVEADLGQAALEAVETSAELDSPRVLRLLIHDLLGLERPHLLVLEEYHLIENGEIDRFLEALLNQAVANLHLVIATREDPGLPLNRLRARNQLTEIRAADLSFSLDEAGAFFATVMGMHLPRRELEILKNRTEGWAAGLQLATLSLKESDDPTQAVEAFRGTHRHILDYLIEEVVDSQPEAVRTFLRRTSILDQLSPSLCAAVTGQPDSGQTLRYLEANNLLLVALDAERTWYRYHALFGELLRNQLVQVEPEEAAALHERAAGWYQAHGLVQKAVEHAFQSGNGEAASHLIEKNGLPMLYQGEVATVVGWFDRLPESLLHASPTLCIDKAWALALVQRQTRTAEVERALQAAAGALSRADADEALHRWVAGHAASIRAYLLQTPESASEGPQKLIEMSQHAQRLLPEGERAIRSVNALNIGHAYATLADLPAAERAFQQAFVEGMAGGNFYAAIYGPINLAGLALVKGQLQDALQLCEANIVRFNRLLAGQRFPPIGALHIVEGSILLEENRLAEAEEELAHGLSLIRWTGEYEAYVQAHAALARLRCSHGDRAGMLDHLRTLAETRPEVAGYAQALRHRLSAHSGAPDRTGLEEARRWLAQPGIRFDGLADVAGVDPLRRIHFQTHLCAAHTLARLAARAVPAEPVTNAHAYLARQQKFAETHGLAGWLIEIGLARALLYQAEGKIEEARRTLRPALAAAAPRGYVRLFLDEADLLRPLLDAPALRRQDPDLSAFVQRLLEAMPGAPARSTIALVEQERLSDRELEVLSLLAAGHSYKEIGEQLFLSLNTVQFHVKNVYGKLAVNKRGHAIEKARAMDLI comes from the coding sequence ATGCCTGACGCGTTGTTGGCGACCAAAGTCAGCTTGCCCATCCTGCGGCGCGTCGTCGTGCCCAGGCAGAAGGTGCTCAGGCGGCTGCAGGCGGGATTCGAGGATGGGCATCTGCTCACCCTGGTTTCGGCGCCGGCGGGCTATGGCAAAACCACCGCCATCCGCCTGTGGGCCGAGGAGGCCGGCTGCCCCGTGGCCTGGGTCACTCTTGAGAAATCGGACAACGATCTCAGGCAGTTCCTCACCTACGTACTGGCCGCCCTGCAACAGGTCGAGGCCGATCTCGGCCAGGCCGCGCTGGAAGCGGTCGAGACCAGCGCCGAACTCGACTCGCCGCGCGTCCTGCGCCTGCTGATCCACGATCTGCTCGGCCTGGAGCGGCCGCATCTGCTCGTCCTGGAAGAATATCACCTGATCGAAAACGGGGAGATCGACCGCTTCCTCGAGGCGCTGCTCAACCAGGCCGTGGCCAACCTGCACCTGGTCATCGCCACCCGCGAGGATCCCGGCCTGCCCCTCAACCGGCTGCGGGCCAGGAATCAGCTGACCGAGATCCGGGCGGCAGACCTCAGCTTCTCACTCGACGAAGCCGGTGCGTTTTTCGCCACGGTGATGGGGATGCACCTGCCCCGGCGCGAGCTGGAAATCCTCAAGAACCGCACCGAAGGCTGGGCGGCGGGGCTGCAACTGGCGACCCTGTCGCTGAAAGAGAGCGACGACCCCACCCAAGCCGTGGAGGCGTTCCGGGGCACGCACCGCCATATTCTCGATTATCTGATCGAAGAGGTCGTGGATAGCCAACCCGAGGCGGTGCGCACCTTCCTGCGCCGCACCTCCATCCTCGATCAACTCTCCCCCTCTCTCTGCGCCGCTGTCACCGGCCAGCCAGACAGCGGCCAGACCCTGCGCTACCTGGAAGCCAACAACCTCCTTCTCGTCGCCCTCGATGCCGAGCGCACCTGGTATCGCTATCACGCCCTGTTCGGCGAACTGCTGCGAAACCAGCTCGTGCAGGTCGAGCCGGAAGAGGCGGCCGCCCTGCACGAGCGCGCCGCCGGCTGGTATCAGGCGCACGGTCTCGTGCAGAAGGCGGTCGAACATGCTTTCCAGTCCGGGAACGGTGAGGCGGCGTCGCACTTGATCGAGAAAAATGGCCTGCCGATGCTCTACCAGGGCGAAGTTGCGACCGTCGTCGGTTGGTTCGACCGCCTGCCCGAATCGCTTCTGCACGCCTCCCCCACGCTGTGCATTGACAAGGCCTGGGCGCTGGCGTTGGTGCAACGCCAGACGCGCACGGCCGAGGTGGAGCGAGCGCTGCAGGCCGCCGCCGGCGCGCTCAGCCGGGCAGATGCAGATGAGGCGTTGCACCGATGGGTGGCCGGACACGCCGCCAGCATTCGGGCGTATCTTTTGCAGACGCCGGAGTCGGCGAGCGAAGGGCCGCAGAAGTTGATCGAAATGTCGCAGCACGCACAGCGCCTCCTGCCAGAGGGCGAGCGGGCCATCCGCAGCGTCAATGCGCTGAATATCGGCCATGCCTATGCCACGCTGGCCGATCTGCCGGCGGCGGAGCGGGCGTTCCAGCAGGCGTTCGTGGAGGGGATGGCCGGGGGCAATTTCTACGCTGCCATCTATGGCCCCATCAACCTGGCTGGCCTCGCTCTGGTCAAAGGCCAATTGCAGGACGCCTTGCAGTTGTGCGAGGCGAACATCGTCCGCTTCAACCGGTTGTTGGCCGGGCAGCGCTTCCCACCCATCGGCGCCCTGCACATCGTCGAAGGCAGCATCCTCCTGGAAGAAAACCGCCTGGCCGAGGCAGAGGAGGAACTGGCGCACGGCCTCAGCCTCATCCGTTGGACGGGTGAGTACGAGGCCTATGTGCAAGCGCACGCGGCCCTGGCGCGGCTGAGGTGTTCTCACGGCGACCGGGCAGGGATGTTGGATCACCTGCGCACGCTGGCAGAGACCCGGCCGGAGGTGGCCGGGTATGCGCAGGCGTTGCGCCACCGTTTGTCGGCGCACAGTGGCGCGCCTGACCGAACCGGGCTCGAAGAGGCGCGGCGCTGGCTGGCGCAGCCGGGCATCCGCTTCGATGGTCTGGCCGATGTCGCCGGCGTCGACCCGCTGCGCCGCATTCATTTTCAGACCCACCTGTGCGCCGCCCACACGTTGGCCCGGCTGGCGGCGCGCGCCGTCCCGGCCGAGCCGGTGACGAATGCACACGCCTATCTGGCCCGCCAGCAGAAGTTCGCCGAGACCCACGGGTTGGCCGGCTGGCTGATCGAGATCGGACTGGCGCGGGCGCTGCTCTATCAGGCCGAAGGCAAAATCGAGGAGGCGCGGCGCACGCTGCGCCCGGCGTTGGCTGCGGCGGCGCCGCGGGGCTATGTCCGCCTCTTCCTGGACGAGGCCGATCTTCTGCGCCCCTTGCTGGACGCACCGGCGCTGCGCCGCCAGGACCCCGACCTGTCTGCTTTTGTCCAGCGCCTGCTGGAGGCGATGCCAGGGGCGCCCGCCCGGAGCACGATTGCCCTGGTGGAGCAGGAGCGGCTGAGTGACCGCGAGCTGGAGGTGTTGAGCCTCCTGGCCGCGGGGCACAGTTACAAGGAGATCGGTGAGCAGCTCTTCCTCAGCCTCAACACCGTGCAGTTCCATGTCAAGAACGTTTACGGTAAGTTGGCGGTCAACAAGCGGGGACACGCCATCGAGAAGGCCAGGGCGATGGACCTGATCTGA
- a CDS encoding beta-lactamase family protein — protein MDRKTMRMTEGSKTAMVALLLALLLSAIMPALARASGAAPGERALAAPSSGPTDPAELEAFLDGFFARNMAEHHIAGAAIAVVKDGRLFFRKGYGYADVENKIPVDPDQTIFRTGSVGKNFTWTAVMQLVEQGKLDLNADVNTYLDFRLPDTYPQPITLKHLLTHTSGIEDRWIGSLAADAGELIPARAWLVANFPGRVRPPGEAAGYSNYNAMLAGYIVAQVSGEPYDQYIQNHIFDPLGMTHSTVQPHMPENLQPYAAKSYTYVDGAFQPFPDYFAQPAVLPSGFHQASVTDMARFMIARLEGGFYGDASTEMRILEESTAQEMLTTLYTPDPRLKGTAYGLFDLSDNGQWALGHEGYAPVMASQLLLLPDQHLGIYVVYNGLEARDAKLTTQHTGFQRAFFDHYYPAAASTPLQPKAEFARQTERFTGFYRDAVSHSTTPEKAMSLFGALAIRDGGDGTLVVPMGEGLELRFVEVEPLYFHQVDGPYSMFFGEDSEGRITHMFTDFVPESGFIRLGWYEAPGFNLMLALVCVLMFLSMLLVALIRALRNRRAGGDQNPAARIANWISVGICALNLLFIVGIALWFRPMHPSELHDIPRIVEIVMVFGVLAALLTLAALLCTVLAWKNRYWGAPIVPITRWQRSPRSPSSGSCITGTGWAGGISETNGGSHEEAIASLVGDGDPGSGAADRLPGRRAEHGRPCRGAGRPADPPGQGSEQAGRPRHGHGGAIGGRRRHLGFVGRHPAGGGRALAG, from the coding sequence ATGGATCGCAAGACTATGCGGATGACCGAAGGATCCAAGACGGCGATGGTGGCGCTGCTGTTGGCGCTGCTGCTGTCGGCGATCATGCCGGCTCTGGCTCGAGCCTCTGGGGCTGCACCGGGCGAACGGGCGCTGGCGGCGCCATCGTCTGGCCCGACCGACCCCGCCGAGCTGGAGGCTTTCCTGGATGGCTTTTTCGCCAGGAACATGGCGGAGCACCACATCGCCGGCGCCGCCATCGCTGTGGTCAAGGATGGCAGGCTATTCTTCCGCAAAGGCTATGGTTACGCCGACGTGGAGAACAAGATCCCCGTTGACCCCGATCAGACGATCTTTCGCACGGGCTCGGTCGGCAAGAACTTCACCTGGACGGCGGTGATGCAGCTCGTCGAACAGGGCAAACTCGATCTGAACGCCGATGTCAACACCTACCTCGACTTTCGCCTTCCCGACACGTATCCGCAACCGATCACGTTGAAGCATTTGCTGACTCACACGTCGGGGATCGAAGACCGCTGGATCGGAAGTCTGGCGGCGGATGCCGGCGAACTGATCCCGGCGCGCGCTTGGCTGGTCGCGAATTTCCCGGGACGCGTGCGTCCTCCCGGAGAAGCGGCGGGTTACTCGAATTACAACGCCATGCTGGCGGGATACATTGTGGCGCAGGTGTCGGGCGAGCCGTATGACCAGTACATCCAGAATCACATCTTCGACCCGCTGGGCATGACGCACTCCACCGTGCAGCCGCACATGCCGGAAAACCTGCAACCGTATGCCGCCAAGAGCTACACGTATGTGGATGGCGCTTTCCAGCCCTTCCCCGATTACTTCGCTCAGCCTGCGGTGCTGCCATCGGGATTCCATCAAGCCAGCGTGACCGACATGGCGCGTTTTATGATCGCGCGCCTCGAAGGCGGCTTCTACGGCGACGCCTCCACCGAGATGCGCATCCTGGAGGAAAGCACTGCACAGGAAATGCTGACCACCCTGTACACTCCCGACCCGCGCCTGAAAGGAACCGCCTACGGCTTGTTCGATCTCAGCGACAACGGACAATGGGCGCTTGGGCATGAAGGGTATGCGCCGGTGATGGCGAGTCAATTGTTGCTTCTGCCCGATCAGCATCTGGGCATCTATGTGGTTTACAACGGCCTCGAAGCCAGAGACGCCAAGCTGACGACTCAACACACTGGATTCCAGCGAGCGTTTTTCGACCATTACTATCCCGCGGCTGCGTCCACTCCCTTACAACCCAAAGCGGAATTTGCCCGGCAAACCGAACGGTTCACAGGTTTTTATCGAGACGCCGTCAGCCACTCCACCACCCCTGAAAAAGCCATGTCCCTCTTCGGCGCGCTTGCGATCCGTGACGGAGGCGATGGGACGCTGGTGGTTCCCATGGGGGAAGGGCTGGAGCTGCGCTTTGTGGAGGTGGAGCCGCTCTACTTCCATCAGGTGGATGGGCCGTACTCCATGTTCTTTGGCGAGGACAGCGAGGGCCGTATCACGCACATGTTCACCGACTTCGTGCCCGAATCTGGCTTCATCAGGCTGGGCTGGTACGAAGCGCCTGGTTTCAACTTGATGCTGGCTTTGGTCTGCGTGCTGATGTTCCTGTCCATGCTCCTCGTGGCGTTGATCCGCGCGCTGCGGAATCGCCGCGCTGGCGGCGACCAAAATCCCGCGGCGCGCATCGCCAATTGGATCAGCGTGGGCATCTGCGCCCTGAACCTGCTGTTCATCGTTGGCATCGCGCTGTGGTTCCGCCCCATGCACCCGTCGGAGTTGCACGACATTCCACGAATCGTCGAGATCGTGATGGTGTTTGGCGTTCTGGCGGCGCTGTTGACGCTCGCTGCGCTGCTCTGCACCGTGTTGGCATGGAAGAACCGCTATTGGGGCGCGCCTATCGTGCCTATTACACGCTGGCAACGGTCGCCGCGGTCGCCTTCGTCTGGTTCCTGCATTACTGGAACTGGCTGGGCTGGCGGTATTAGTGAGACAAACGGAGGAAGCCATGAAGAAGCAATTGCGAGTCTGGTTGGCGATGGTGATCCTGGCAGCGGCGCTGCTGACAGGCTGCCAGGGCGCCGCGCCGAACACGGACGACCATGCAGAGGAGCAGGCCGTCCTGCAGACCCTCCTGGACAAGGAAGTGAGCAAGCAGGGCGTCCCCGGCATGGTCATGGCGGTGCGATTGGCGGACGGCGCCGTCATCTGGGCTTCGTCGGGCGTCACCCGGCCGGCGGGGGACGAGCGTTGGCAGGCTGA
- a CDS encoding beta-lactamase family protein, translated as MSKQGVPGMVMAVRLADGAVIWASSGVTRPAGDERWQADTRSAIASVTKTFTAVVVMQLVQEGKLSLDDPVATWFPDQPNGEKITVRMLLSHTSGLPDFAVRFGMDPQYWTKAWTPAELVAEANKIKPLGQPGSSPAHYANTNYFLLGMIIEKVTGATWAHEVETRIIQPLGLKNTDFLHEGIWNEDMLPGFIKTADGLQGPADLPWYPHSSTAWAAGGVVSTVSDLMTFVCALVDGKLLSPETLAVMTEPVASGDGRLWALGGGILGVAGHKGFGMGGDSVGYHAFIVAMLDSKLAVTALANADGSDVISPSMAVLQSMTPQ; from the coding sequence GTGAGCAAGCAGGGCGTCCCCGGCATGGTCATGGCGGTGCGATTGGCGGACGGCGCCGTCATCTGGGCTTCGTCGGGCGTCACCCGGCCGGCGGGGGACGAGCGTTGGCAGGCTGACACCCGCTCCGCCATCGCCAGCGTGACCAAGACCTTCACGGCGGTGGTCGTGATGCAACTGGTGCAAGAGGGCAAACTCAGTCTGGACGACCCCGTGGCGACCTGGTTCCCCGACCAGCCCAATGGCGAGAAGATCACGGTGCGCATGTTGCTGTCCCACACCAGCGGCCTGCCCGACTTTGCGGTCCGATTCGGGATGGATCCCCAGTATTGGACGAAGGCCTGGACGCCGGCCGAGCTGGTCGCCGAAGCGAACAAGATCAAACCACTGGGCCAGCCCGGCAGCAGCCCGGCGCACTACGCCAACACCAACTACTTCCTGCTCGGCATGATCATCGAAAAGGTGACCGGCGCCACCTGGGCGCACGAGGTGGAGACCCGCATCATTCAGCCGCTCGGCCTGAAGAACACGGACTTCTTGCACGAAGGCATCTGGAACGAGGACATGCTGCCCGGCTTCATCAAGACCGCCGACGGCCTGCAAGGGCCAGCCGACCTGCCCTGGTATCCGCACAGCTCCACCGCCTGGGCCGCCGGGGGCGTCGTGTCCACCGTTTCCGACCTCATGACCTTTGTCTGCGCCCTGGTGGATGGCAAGCTGCTGTCGCCCGAGACGCTGGCCGTGATGACTGAGCCGGTGGCCAGCGGCGATGGGCGCCTCTGGGCCTTGGGTGGCGGGATCCTCGGCGTCGCCGGTCACAAAGGGTTCGGCATGGGCGGCGATTCGGTGGGCTACCACGCCTTCATCGTCGCCATGCTCGATAGCAAACTCGCCGTCACGGCGCTGGCGAACGCCGACGGCAGCGATGTCATTTCGCCAAGCATGGCTGTCCTGCAGTCCATGACCCCACAGTAG
- a CDS encoding CPBP family intramembrane metalloprotease has product MIFAAAPALAVGVGWLPPAASQLVALSASLAGVVLVLIEGRKGGLRELLGRALIWRVGAQWWAVALFFMVVPAVATLYLYHWLGGPAVDWSGLQPLYTAIPSFFILTIFAGVGEEFGWRGFLLPRLQTRHNALVSGLIVGVAWATWHIPLFFVKGTMQYELQLQGGALLAILGYSAWIIAHSIQFTWLFNNTRGSVLMAAVLHGATNAWSGYFGMNKLPFDGILTLSAVSVVISIVIVALAGAANLSRSQVRNVLALADGQPDAPRSSAEGVAQAAGSR; this is encoded by the coding sequence ATGATCTTCGCCGCAGCGCCGGCGCTGGCCGTGGGCGTCGGCTGGCTGCCCCCGGCAGCTTCGCAACTTGTGGCGCTGAGCGCCAGCCTGGCGGGTGTCGTACTCGTTTTGATCGAAGGGCGCAAGGGCGGCCTGCGCGAACTGCTCGGCCGGGCCTTGATCTGGCGGGTCGGCGCGCAGTGGTGGGCCGTCGCCCTGTTCTTCATGGTTGTCCCGGCTGTGGCCACCCTGTACCTATACCACTGGCTGGGCGGCCCCGCCGTGGATTGGAGCGGGCTTCAGCCGTTGTATACCGCCATCCCCAGTTTCTTTATTCTCACGATTTTCGCCGGAGTCGGTGAGGAGTTTGGTTGGAGAGGGTTTCTTCTGCCCAGGCTGCAAACCCGCCACAACGCCTTGGTTTCGGGCCTGATCGTGGGCGTGGCCTGGGCCACCTGGCATATCCCCCTGTTCTTCGTCAAGGGAACCATGCAGTACGAACTGCAATTGCAGGGTGGAGCGCTCCTTGCCATTCTCGGTTACTCGGCGTGGATAATCGCCCATTCGATCCAGTTCACCTGGCTCTTTAACAACACAAGAGGCAGTGTGTTGATGGCGGCGGTTTTGCATGGGGCAACCAATGCCTGGTCTGGCTACTTTGGTATGAACAAGCTCCCCTTCGATGGGATTCTCACGCTCTCAGCCGTGTCGGTGGTGATCAGCATCGTCATCGTGGCGCTGGCCGGCGCGGCGAACCTCTCCCGCAGCCAGGTGCGCAATGTGCTCGCACTTGCAGATGGGCAGCCTGATGCGCCCCGGTCGTCAGCGGAAGGAGTCGCGCAAGCGGCAGGCTCTCGCTAA
- a CDS encoding MFS transporter: MSEALSHAQTPAVTKTTPANVLRNRNFRLLWIGEGVSLLGDQFYLIALPWLVLALTGNALAVGTVLAMAGIPRALFMLVGGALSDRFTPRRLMIYSNLARMILTGLLAALAATNAIQLWMLYVSALLFGFVDAFFFPAQTSIVPKLLEKEQLPAGNALIQGTAQLSMFLGPLAAGAVIALLDRGASGSTAGIALAFGLDSLSFIASLAALSLMRIQNGQAGAGRAAGGVLDSIRAGLRYVWNDSTLRIVFPITLGINILINGPFAVGIPVLARTRFTEGAAAFGLIMSLFGGGALLGTVLAGALPKLPGKWLGTVSLSVISLMGVGLAAIGLTSTLYFAAGVALVMGVANGYANINLITWLQRKVAPEMTGRVMSLVMFAAVGLNPISNALAGALIGLNLTVLLVGAGMLMTIFTLSAAFSRPVRAGLEP; the protein is encoded by the coding sequence ATGAGCGAAGCACTTTCACACGCGCAGACACCCGCCGTGACCAAAACCACCCCCGCCAACGTGCTGCGCAACCGCAACTTCCGCCTGCTGTGGATCGGCGAAGGCGTCTCGCTGCTCGGCGACCAGTTCTACCTGATTGCCCTGCCCTGGCTGGTGCTGGCGCTGACCGGCAACGCGCTGGCGGTGGGGACCGTGCTGGCGATGGCGGGCATCCCGCGGGCGTTGTTCATGCTCGTCGGCGGGGCGCTGAGCGACCGCTTCACCCCGCGCCGGCTGATGATCTACTCCAACCTGGCGCGCATGATCCTCACCGGTCTGCTGGCGGCGCTGGCGGCGACGAACGCCATCCAGTTGTGGATGCTGTACGTCTCCGCCCTGCTCTTCGGCTTCGTGGATGCGTTCTTCTTCCCGGCGCAGACCTCGATCGTGCCGAAGCTGTTGGAGAAGGAGCAGTTGCCGGCGGGCAACGCCCTGATTCAAGGCACGGCGCAGTTGAGCATGTTCCTCGGCCCGCTGGCCGCGGGCGCGGTCATCGCGTTGCTCGACCGCGGCGCGTCGGGTTCCACGGCCGGCATCGCCCTGGCCTTCGGGCTGGATTCGCTCTCGTTCATCGCCTCCCTGGCGGCGCTGAGCCTGATGCGCATCCAGAACGGGCAGGCGGGCGCCGGGCGCGCCGCAGGCGGCGTCCTCGACTCGATTCGGGCGGGGCTGCGCTACGTTTGGAACGACTCGACATTGCGTATCGTTTTCCCCATCACCCTGGGCATCAACATCCTCATCAACGGGCCGTTTGCGGTCGGCATCCCCGTGCTGGCACGGACGCGCTTCACCGAGGGCGCGGCGGCGTTCGGCCTGATCATGTCGCTGTTCGGCGGCGGCGCGCTGCTGGGCACCGTACTGGCGGGCGCCCTGCCCAAACTGCCGGGAAAATGGCTCGGCACGGTTTCGCTGAGCGTCATCAGCCTGATGGGGGTTGGGCTGGCGGCCATCGGCCTCACTTCGACCCTCTACTTTGCCGCCGGGGTCGCCCTGGTCATGGGCGTCGCCAACGGCTACGCCAACATCAACCTGATCACCTGGCTGCAACGGAAGGTCGCGCCCGAAATGACGGGGCGGGTCATGAGCCTGGTGATGTTTGCGGCGGTCGGGCTGAACCCGATCTCGAACGCGTTGGCCGGCGCGCTGATCGGCCTCAACCTGACCGTCCTGCTCGTTGGCGCGGGGATGCTGATGACGATCTTCACGCTCTCCGCCGCGTTCAGCCGTCCGGTGCGGGCGGGGTTGGAACCATGA